Below is a window of Halomicrobium mukohataei DSM 12286 DNA.
CCGACCACGACGGCCGGCTGGGCCGGCGTCGCGATCGCCCTCGCTGGCGTCCTCGCGACGATCGGGGGCGTCAGCGGGCTGTTGTTCAAGCTCGTCGCCGACGGGACGGCCGTCGGGACGCGCTCGGTCCTCGAATCGGAGGCCGAACTCGACAGTCCGAGCGCGGACGCCGACGACGGGGCGGACGCCGGTGTGGTGGCGGGCGACGAGACCAACGCCGAACCCGTCCAGAGCGACTCTCCCGACACGGGACCGGTCGCACGGAGCGAGCCAGAGAGTCAGGCACCTCAGGAGACCGACCAACCAGGCCCGCAGCCGGCGTCTGAACGGTCGGGTCCCGAGCAAGTGGCCGAACAGCCCGACGCCGAGTCACCGTCCGAACAGCGTCCTCCTGGACAGGTGCAGGACGATCCTCGACAGCCGAATCGGCCAGTGGCCGAGTCACGAGCGTCCGAGGCGGGCGACGCACAGCCGACAGACGAGAGCACGTCGGGAGCAGACCCCACCGCCCGACAGTCCGACCAGCCGGGACCGCTGGACGAGCCAGCTGACGACCGGTCCGCGGACGAGCCTCCGAGTCGCCAGCCACTCGACGAACCGGGAGACAGCCAGCCCGGAGCCGAGCCGACGGAGAGCCTATCCGAGACCGAGCCGGCGGACGACCAGCCTGCGAACGAGCCTGCGAGTGACCGACCGATCGACGACCCCGTCGGGAGCCAGCCCGAACCGGACGACGAACCGAGCGACGAGCCGTCGAGTAGCGGACAGGCCGAATGGACGCCGCCGGACCCCGAAGAGTTCGAACAGCACCAGTCGACCCAGGACGACCAGTCTGACGGAGAGGCCGGGATCGAGGAGTCGCCACCCCGAGAGGATCCTTTCGTCGACAAACAGTCCGCTCGCGACGAGACGCGGCTCGTCGACGACGAGCAGTTCGACGATCCGGTCGAGAGTGCAACGAGCTGGGAGGACCTCCAAGAGACCGCCGCCGACAGCACGACGGGCGACGAGGACGAGGAGACCACGACCGACGGCGACGCCTACGAAGACGATCTCGACGACGAGGACGAGGACAGCTACTCCTTCGAGACCAAGGGCGACGGTGATCCGCTCTCGGACGCACTCGACGGCGAGTAGCCCGCACCACACCCCCCGTCGCGGAACCCCTCCGTTTTTAACAGCGGCCGTCGTAGGCCTAGGTAACCGAGCGTACGGCCGCCCGGCGAGCGGGAGGCGGCCGGCGGACGACGGTCGGGAACCGCTGGTTCCCACCCCTTCGAGTGATCCGGGGCTACGGGGCGACCCGGTCGGCCCGCGGACCACAGGACCTGTCGAGCGAGCGATCGACGAACTGTCGTAGCCGGTATCCCCCGCGTTCGTGCGGCCTTACTCGGAGAGGTAACTATGGAAGTAGAAATCGCAACGATTGGCGGTTACGAAGAGGTTGGCCGACAGATGACGGCCGTTCGCGCGGGCGACGACATCGTCATCTTCGACATGGGCCTGAACCTCTCGAAGGTACTGATTCACGACAACGTCGAGACCGAGCGGATGCACTCGCTCGACCTCATCGACATGGGTGCGATCCCGGACGACCGCGTCATGTCCGAACTCGAAGGCGACGTGAAGGCCATCGTGCCGACACACGGCCACCTCGACCACATCGGCGCGATCTCGAAGCTCGCACACCGCTACGACGCGCCCGTCGTCGCGACGCCGTACACGATCGAGCTGGTCAAACAAGAGATCAAAGGCGAGGAGAAGTTCGGCGTCCAGAACGACCTGGTGAAGATGGAAGCCGGCGGCACGATGTCCATCGGCGACAAGAACGAACTGGAGTTCGTCAACGTCACCCACTCGGTCATCGACGCCATCAACCCCGTCCTCCACACGCCGGAAGGGTCCGTCGTCTACGGTCTCGACAAGCGGATGGACCACACGCCGGTGCTGGGCGATCCCATCGACATGAAGCGGTTCCGAGAGATCGGCCGCGAGGGCGAGGGCGTCCTCTGTTACATCGAGGACTGTACGAACGCCGGCCGGAAGGGCCGAACGCCCTCCGAGTCCGTCGCACGCCGACACCTCAAAGACGTCATGACCAGCATCGAGGACTACGACGGCGGGATCGTCGCGACGACGTTCTCCTCGCACATCGCCCGCGTGAAGTCTCTGGTCGAGTTCGCGGACGAGATCGGTCGCCAGCCGGTACTGCTCGGTCGATCGATGGAGAAGTACTCCGGGACCGCAGAGCGACTCGACTTCGTCGACTTCCCCGACGATCTGGGGATGTACGGCCACCGCAAGTCCGTCGACCGGACGTTCAAGCGGATCATGAACGACGGCAAGGAGAACTTCCTGCCGATCGTCACCGGCCACCAGGGCGAGCCACGCGCGATGCTCACCCGGATGGGTCGAGGCGAGACGCCCTACGAGCTGGAAGACGGCGACAAGGTGCTGTTCTCGGCGCGGGTCATTCCCGAGCCGTCCAACGAGGGCCAGCGCTACCAGTCCGAACAGCTCCTGAAGATGCAGGGCGCGCGCCTATACGACGACATCCACGTCTCGGGGCACCTCCGCGAGGAGGGCCACTACCAGATGCTCCAGGCTCTCCAGCCCCAGAACGTCATTCCGGGCCACCAGAGCATGTCCGGGTTCGCACCGTACGTCAGCCTCGCCGAGAGCCAGGGCTACAAGCTCGGCCGCGACCTGCACGCGACCAGTAACGGCAACCGGATCACGCTGGTCGAGTAGGATGGCTCGCCAAGAGGACGTCGAGGCGGCGATCGTCGCCCGCCGCGAGCAGGTCAACGACGCGATCGAGCGAGAACTCCCGGTCGACGAGCCCGAGGAGCTCTACGAGGCGTCACGGTATCTGATGGACGCCGGTGGGAAGCGGCTCCGTCCGACGATGTTGCTGCTGGCGGCCGAGTCGCTCGCCGACGTGGCACCGCAGTCGACGGACTACCGATCGTTCCCGACGGTCGAGGGCGACGAGATCGACGTGATGCGTGCTGCGGTCGGGATCGAAACGATTCAGTCCTTTACCCTGATCCACGACGACATCATGGACGACGATGACCTGCGTCGTGGCGTCCCTGCCGTCCATCGCGAATACGACCTCTCGACGGCGATTTTGGCCGGTGACACCCTGTTCTCGAAGGCGTTCGAATACATGCTCGACACCGGTGCGAAAGCCGAGCGGTCTGTCGCGGCGACGAAACGGCTCGCCCAGACCTGTACGGAGATCTGCGAGGGCCAGTCGTTCGACATCGACTTCGAGAGCCGCGCGGAAGTGACCACCGACGAGTACCTCGACATGGTCGAGCTGAAGACGGCGGTGCTGTACGCGGCCTCGGCGTCGATCCCGGCACAGCTGATGGGTGCCGAGGACGCCGTCGAACCGCTCTATGGCTACGGCCTCGACGTGGGCCGGGCGTTCCAGATTCAGGACGACCTGCTCGATCTGACGACGCCCTCGGAGAAGCTGGGCAAGCAGCGCGGCTCCGACCTCGTCGAGGAAAAGCAGACGATCGTCACGCTCCACGCCCGCCAGCAGGGCGTCGACATCGAGGGACTCGTCGAGACCGACTCCGTCGAGGCGGTCACCGAGAGCGAGATCGACGACGCCGTCGCCGAACTCGAAGCCGCCGGGAGCATCGAGTTCGCACGGGAGACAGCCCACGACCTGATCGCGAGCGGGAAAGACCGCCTCGAAGTGCTGCCGGACAACGAGCCACGTCAGCTACTGGCGGGGATCGCCGACTACCTCGTCGAGCGCGAGTACTGACGGGGACGCTTCCGACGTAATTTTACCCCGCCCCGCAAACGTGCGTGCATGGACGAGGATCTTCGCGATCGCGTGAAAGAAGCCGCCGAGACGGCGGCGCTGACGAACGCAGTCAAGCACGGCAGCGAGGCACAGGTCGGGGCAATCATGGGGCCGCTGATGGGCGAGCACCCGGACTTTCGCGAGTACGGCGACGAGATTCCCGGCGTGATCGCGCCGGTCATCGAGCGCGTCAACGGAATGGACGCCGACGAGCGCCGCGAGCGACTCGCCGAACTCGCCCCCGAGGTCCTCGAAGAACTGGAGAGCGAGGACGAGGACGACGAGAAGCCCCTGCCGGACCTCCCCAACGTCGACGACTACGAGCAGGTCCGCATGCGTCTCGCGCCGAACCCCAACGGCCCGTGGCACCTCGGGAGCGCCCGAATGCCAGCCGTCATCGGGACCTACGAGGAGATGTACGACGGGTGGATGCTGTGTCGCTTCGACGACACCGACCCCGAAACCAAACGCCCGGATCTGGACGCCTACGACGAGATTCTCGACGCCATCGACTACCTCGGCTTCGAGCCCGACGAGGTCATCAAGGCCAGCGACCGCGTCGAGACCTACTACGAGTACGCCAGCGAGCTGATCGAGAAGGGTGGAGCCTACACCTGCTCGTGCCCGCAGGCGGACTTTTCGGACATGAAAAACGACGGCGAGGCCTGTCCACACCGCGAGAAGGACGTCGAACAGATCCACGCCGAGTTCGAGGCGATGATCGACGGCGACTACGAGAGCGGGGAGATGGTGCTGCGGGTGAAGACCGACATCGAGCACAAGAACCCCGCGCTGCGCGACTGGGTCGCGTTCCGGATGATCGACACGCCCCACCCGCGCGAGGAGGCCAGCGACTACCGCTGCTGGCCGATGCTGGACTTCCAGAGCGGGCTCGACGACCACCTCACGGAGATCACCCACATCATCCGCGGAATCGACCTGCAGGACTCGGCCAAGCGCCAGCAGTTCCTCTACGACTACTTCGACTGGGAGTACCCCGAGGTGCTCCACTGGGGCCACGTCCAGATCGACGCCTACGACGTACCGATGTCGACCTCGACGATCATCGAGAAGATCGAGGCCGGCGAACTCACCGGCTGGGACGATCCGCGCGCGCCGACGATCGCGAGCCTCCGCCGCCGGGGCATCCGCGGTGAGGCCATCGTCGAGGCGATGACGGGGCTGGGTACCTCCACCACGAACGTCGACCTGGCGATGTCGGCGATCTACGCGAACAACCGCGAACTGATCGACGACGACGCCGACCGGGCGTTCCTCGTCCGGGACGCCGAGGAGACCGGCGGGATCGTCGAGTGTCAGGTCGTCGGCGGGCCCGACGCCGGGGAGCCACACGTCCACCCGGACCACGAGGACCGGGGCCGCCGATCGATTTCGGTCGGCGATGCCGTCGTCGTCGAGGGCAACGACCTGCCCCCGCACGGCGACCGGGTCTGGCTCAAGGGCTTCGGCTGCGTGCGCCACACTCGCGACGCCCTGGAGTATACGGGCGACGATCTCGACGTGGTGACCGAGGGCGACGTCGACGTGATCCACTGGGCACCCGCGGACGGCCCGGGTGTCCGACTGCGGACGATGGACGGGGACGTGAGCGGGATCGCGGAGCCCGGCGTGACAGACTACGAGGCCGACGACGTGGTCCAGTTCGAGCGCGTCGGCTTCGCCAGGATCGACGCAGTCGGCGAGAGCGGGGACGAGGACGTGCTGGCGTACTACGCGCATCCCTGACGGCACCACGCTTTTGTCTCGCCCGCTGTGGGGACTAGACATGGAT
It encodes the following:
- a CDS encoding ribonuclease J yields the protein MEVEIATIGGYEEVGRQMTAVRAGDDIVIFDMGLNLSKVLIHDNVETERMHSLDLIDMGAIPDDRVMSELEGDVKAIVPTHGHLDHIGAISKLAHRYDAPVVATPYTIELVKQEIKGEEKFGVQNDLVKMEAGGTMSIGDKNELEFVNVTHSVIDAINPVLHTPEGSVVYGLDKRMDHTPVLGDPIDMKRFREIGREGEGVLCYIEDCTNAGRKGRTPSESVARRHLKDVMTSIEDYDGGIVATTFSSHIARVKSLVEFADEIGRQPVLLGRSMEKYSGTAERLDFVDFPDDLGMYGHRKSVDRTFKRIMNDGKENFLPIVTGHQGEPRAMLTRMGRGETPYELEDGDKVLFSARVIPEPSNEGQRYQSEQLLKMQGARLYDDIHVSGHLREEGHYQMLQALQPQNVIPGHQSMSGFAPYVSLAESQGYKLGRDLHATSNGNRITLVE
- the idsA3 gene encoding geranylfarnesyl diphosphate synthase; this encodes MARQEDVEAAIVARREQVNDAIERELPVDEPEELYEASRYLMDAGGKRLRPTMLLLAAESLADVAPQSTDYRSFPTVEGDEIDVMRAAVGIETIQSFTLIHDDIMDDDDLRRGVPAVHREYDLSTAILAGDTLFSKAFEYMLDTGAKAERSVAATKRLAQTCTEICEGQSFDIDFESRAEVTTDEYLDMVELKTAVLYAASASIPAQLMGAEDAVEPLYGYGLDVGRAFQIQDDLLDLTTPSEKLGKQRGSDLVEEKQTIVTLHARQQGVDIEGLVETDSVEAVTESEIDDAVAELEAAGSIEFARETAHDLIASGKDRLEVLPDNEPRQLLAGIADYLVEREY
- a CDS encoding glutamate--tRNA ligase, coding for MDEDLRDRVKEAAETAALTNAVKHGSEAQVGAIMGPLMGEHPDFREYGDEIPGVIAPVIERVNGMDADERRERLAELAPEVLEELESEDEDDEKPLPDLPNVDDYEQVRMRLAPNPNGPWHLGSARMPAVIGTYEEMYDGWMLCRFDDTDPETKRPDLDAYDEILDAIDYLGFEPDEVIKASDRVETYYEYASELIEKGGAYTCSCPQADFSDMKNDGEACPHREKDVEQIHAEFEAMIDGDYESGEMVLRVKTDIEHKNPALRDWVAFRMIDTPHPREEASDYRCWPMLDFQSGLDDHLTEITHIIRGIDLQDSAKRQQFLYDYFDWEYPEVLHWGHVQIDAYDVPMSTSTIIEKIEAGELTGWDDPRAPTIASLRRRGIRGEAIVEAMTGLGTSTTNVDLAMSAIYANNRELIDDDADRAFLVRDAEETGGIVECQVVGGPDAGEPHVHPDHEDRGRRSISVGDAVVVEGNDLPPHGDRVWLKGFGCVRHTRDALEYTGDDLDVVTEGDVDVIHWAPADGPGVRLRTMDGDVSGIAEPGVTDYEADDVVQFERVGFARIDAVGESGDEDVLAYYAHP